One genomic region from Haloterrigena gelatinilytica encodes:
- a CDS encoding DUF7344 domain-containing protein gives MEALTSSQEGRQLSADTILELLANRRRRYLLYALRGQEDPIELSTLAEQVAGWEHDVPPDEVAKNEYKSVYVSSVQCHVPKLADAGVVDHDEDNHTVVLGDNFDQLEPYLRVVVKDEPENSTLHAALEHESGDGLLGRVRENVARLKQ, from the coding sequence ATGGAGGCACTTACCTCGAGTCAGGAGGGACGACAACTCTCGGCAGATACCATCCTCGAACTGCTCGCGAACCGGCGACGGCGGTACCTCCTCTACGCGCTCCGCGGACAGGAAGATCCGATCGAGCTCTCGACGCTGGCCGAACAGGTCGCCGGCTGGGAGCACGACGTGCCCCCGGACGAAGTCGCGAAAAACGAGTACAAGAGCGTCTACGTCTCCTCCGTCCAGTGTCACGTCCCGAAACTGGCCGACGCGGGCGTCGTCGACCACGACGAGGACAACCACACGGTCGTCCTCGGGGACAACTTCGACCAGCTCGAGCCGTACCTCCGCGTCGTCGTCAAGGACGAACCGGAGAATTCGACACTCCACGCCGCGCTCGAACACGAGTCCGGTGACGGCCTCCTGGGACGCGTCCGGGAGAACGTCGCCCGGCTCAAGCAGTAG
- a CDS encoding DUF192 domain-containing protein, which translates to MALERVQKVLLAVAAVGVVAMLVLQMGLVTPPWTEDEGTVRVVDGDTGAELATVDVAVADTPNERYTGLSDHESLADGEGMLFVHDDEDERTYVMREMDFDIDIVFVGADGEITAIEHARAPEAGEDGENLEYSGEAKWVLEVPRGYANETGMEPGDEIEIEYE; encoded by the coding sequence ATGGCCCTCGAGCGCGTCCAGAAGGTCCTCCTGGCGGTTGCAGCCGTCGGCGTGGTCGCCATGCTCGTTCTCCAGATGGGGCTGGTCACGCCGCCGTGGACCGAAGACGAGGGCACCGTCCGCGTCGTCGACGGCGACACCGGCGCGGAGCTCGCGACCGTCGACGTCGCGGTCGCGGACACGCCGAACGAACGCTACACCGGGTTGAGCGACCACGAGTCGCTCGCGGACGGCGAGGGGATGCTGTTCGTCCACGACGACGAGGACGAGCGGACCTACGTGATGCGGGAGATGGACTTCGACATCGACATCGTCTTCGTCGGCGCCGACGGTGAGATCACGGCGATCGAGCACGCCCGCGCGCCCGAAGCCGGCGAGGACGGCGAGAATCTCGAGTACTCCGGCGAGGCGAAGTGGGTTCTCGAGGTGCCCCGCGGCTACGCCAACGAGACCGGAATGGAGCCCGGCGACGAGATCGAAATCGAGTACGAGTGA
- a CDS encoding ABC transporter ATP-binding protein codes for MSGSGVDWEEDDPFEEQREEIENPMKRLFLEYGRNYTFQAIVGVFASIFARILDLLPPIMLAVALDAVFRDEAASYAEALPFGGDLVAPYIPATQEGQFYLTVGVIAAAFFFGAAFHWLRNWGFNAFAQNIQHDIRTDTYDKMQRLNMDFFADKQTGEMMSILSNDVNRLERFLNDGMNSLFRLTVMVVGIGAILFAYNWQLALVALLPVPLIAGFTYLFVRIIQPKYAAVRSTVGKVNSRLENNLGGIQVIKSSTTEDYESERVEDVSQDYFDANWDAIETRIKFFPGLRVLAGIGFVVTFLVGGLWVFRGAPGPFTGSLSEGEFVVFILYTQRFIWPMAQFGQIINMYQRARASSARMFGLMDEPSRVAENPNATDLEVTAGRVSYDDVTFGYGNSGAQSAPETSTEERSDSRDDEIIVENIDFTVAGGETLALVGPTGAGKSTVLKLLLRMYDVDEGAITVDGQDVRNVTLESLRESIGYVSQDTFLFYGTVEENIKYGTFGADREDVIEAAKMAEAHEFIENLPDGYDTEVGERGVKLSGGQRQRISIARAILKDPEILVLDEATSDVDTETEMLIQRSIDELAADRTTFAIAHRLSTIKDADQILVLEGGEIVERGGHEELLENGGLYSHLWGVQAGEIDELPQEFIERAQRRQARTDVSTDDDD; via the coding sequence ATGAGCGGGAGTGGCGTCGACTGGGAGGAGGACGACCCGTTCGAGGAACAACGCGAGGAGATCGAGAACCCGATGAAGCGGCTGTTCCTCGAGTACGGGCGCAACTACACGTTTCAGGCGATCGTCGGCGTCTTCGCGAGTATCTTCGCCCGAATCCTGGATCTGTTGCCGCCGATCATGCTGGCGGTCGCGCTCGACGCCGTGTTCCGCGACGAGGCCGCCAGTTACGCCGAGGCGCTCCCCTTCGGCGGCGATCTGGTCGCGCCGTACATTCCCGCGACCCAGGAGGGGCAGTTCTACCTGACCGTCGGCGTCATCGCCGCCGCCTTCTTCTTCGGCGCGGCGTTTCACTGGCTTCGCAACTGGGGCTTCAACGCCTTCGCCCAGAACATCCAGCACGATATCCGGACCGACACCTACGACAAGATGCAGCGGCTGAACATGGACTTCTTCGCGGACAAGCAGACCGGGGAGATGATGTCCATCCTCTCGAACGACGTCAACCGCCTCGAGCGCTTTCTCAACGACGGGATGAACTCCCTGTTCCGGCTGACGGTGATGGTCGTCGGCATCGGCGCCATCCTCTTCGCCTACAACTGGCAACTCGCGCTGGTGGCGCTGCTTCCCGTGCCGCTGATCGCCGGCTTCACCTACCTGTTCGTCAGGATCATCCAGCCCAAGTACGCCGCCGTCCGCTCGACCGTCGGCAAGGTCAACTCCCGCCTCGAGAACAACCTCGGCGGGATCCAGGTGATCAAGTCGAGCACCACCGAGGACTACGAGTCCGAGCGCGTCGAGGACGTCTCGCAGGATTACTTCGACGCCAACTGGGACGCCATCGAGACCCGGATCAAGTTCTTCCCGGGGCTTCGCGTCCTCGCCGGCATCGGCTTCGTCGTCACCTTCCTCGTCGGCGGTCTGTGGGTCTTTCGGGGGGCGCCCGGTCCGTTCACCGGCAGCCTGAGCGAAGGCGAGTTCGTCGTGTTCATCCTCTACACGCAGCGCTTCATCTGGCCGATGGCCCAGTTCGGGCAGATCATCAACATGTACCAGCGCGCCCGCGCCTCCTCGGCGCGGATGTTCGGGCTGATGGACGAACCGAGCCGCGTCGCGGAGAACCCGAACGCGACGGACCTCGAGGTAACGGCGGGCCGCGTCTCGTACGACGACGTCACCTTCGGCTACGGCAATAGCGGGGCGCAAAGCGCTCCGGAAACGTCGACCGAGGAGCGAAGCGACTCGAGAGACGACGAGATCATCGTCGAGAATATCGACTTCACCGTCGCCGGCGGCGAGACGCTGGCGCTGGTCGGCCCCACGGGCGCGGGCAAGTCGACCGTCCTCAAACTCCTCTTGCGGATGTACGACGTCGACGAGGGGGCGATCACCGTCGACGGCCAAGACGTCCGAAACGTCACGCTCGAGAGCCTGCGCGAGTCGATCGGCTACGTCAGCCAGGACACGTTCCTCTTCTACGGCACCGTCGAGGAGAACATCAAATACGGCACCTTCGGCGCCGATCGCGAGGACGTGATCGAGGCCGCGAAGATGGCCGAGGCCCACGAGTTCATTGAAAATCTCCCCGACGGCTACGACACCGAGGTCGGCGAGCGCGGCGTGAAACTCTCGGGCGGCCAGCGCCAGCGCATCTCCATCGCGCGGGCGATCCTCAAGGACCCCGAGATCCTCGTCTTAGACGAGGCGACCAGCGACGTCGACACCGAGACGGAGATGCTCATCCAGCGCTCGATCGACGAACTCGCGGCGGACCGAACCACGTTCGCCATCGCCCACCGCCTCTCGACGATCAAGGACGCCGATCAGATCCTCGTCCTCGAGGGCGGCGAGATCGTCGAACGCGGCGGACACGAGGAACTGCTCGAGAACGGCGGACTCTACTCGCACCTCTGGGGCGTCCAGGCCGGCGAGATCGACGAACTTCCCCAAGAGTTCATCGAGCGCGCCCAGCGCCGGCAGGCCCGAACGGACGTCAGTACCGACGACGACGATTGA
- a CDS encoding DUF5789 family protein, with protein sequence MTNDDRQLGVDLGELGDDLESADYPLSEDELFERYGDEEIEMEGNTTTLEELIGPLNQEEYQDYGDVETAIMNMVGDEAIGRKNYSDRTPPASGEQRQDEGAPDQGDQEGQESF encoded by the coding sequence ATGACCAACGACGACCGACAGCTCGGCGTCGACCTCGGCGAACTGGGCGACGACCTCGAGTCCGCGGACTACCCGCTGAGCGAGGACGAACTGTTCGAGCGCTACGGCGACGAGGAGATCGAGATGGAGGGGAACACGACGACCCTCGAGGAACTCATCGGGCCGCTCAACCAGGAGGAGTACCAGGACTACGGTGACGTCGAGACGGCGATCATGAACATGGTCGGCGACGAGGCGATCGGACGGAAGAACTACAGCGACCGTACCCCGCCCGCGTCGGGCGAACAGCGACAGGACGAGGGCGCGCCGGACCAGGGCGACCAAGAGGGACAGGAGTCGTTCTGA
- a CDS encoding creatininase family protein produces MDLRDATWTDVRDCETELAVVPVGSTEQHGPHAPLGTDVVAAEAVADAGVERVDREVVRAPAIPVGIAEEHRQFPGTMWVSEDTFRDYVREAVESLAHHGFDRVVIVNGHGGNVDALREVGGRITRDGDAYAVPFTWFEAVGEHSAEMGHGGPLETALLRHCEPDLVREERIEEARDGRAESWGDWLSYSNLAYDAAEFTENGVVGDPEDGDRQRGEELLELAGDALARLLEAVAERDVSRPDRRE; encoded by the coding sequence ATGGACCTACGCGACGCGACGTGGACGGACGTCCGCGACTGCGAGACGGAGCTGGCGGTCGTCCCCGTCGGCAGCACGGAACAGCACGGCCCCCACGCCCCGCTGGGGACGGACGTCGTCGCCGCGGAGGCGGTCGCCGACGCCGGCGTCGAGCGCGTCGACCGCGAGGTCGTCCGCGCGCCCGCCATCCCGGTCGGTATCGCCGAAGAACACCGGCAGTTCCCGGGCACGATGTGGGTCTCCGAGGACACCTTTCGGGACTACGTCCGCGAGGCCGTCGAGAGCCTCGCCCACCACGGCTTCGATCGGGTCGTCATCGTCAACGGCCACGGCGGCAACGTCGACGCCCTGCGGGAGGTCGGCGGCCGGATCACCCGCGACGGCGACGCCTACGCCGTTCCCTTCACCTGGTTCGAGGCCGTCGGCGAGCACTCCGCCGAGATGGGCCACGGCGGCCCGCTCGAGACCGCCCTGTTGCGCCACTGCGAGCCCGACCTCGTCCGGGAGGAACGGATCGAGGAGGCCCGAGACGGACGCGCCGAGAGCTGGGGCGACTGGCTGAGCTATTCGAATCTGGCCTACGACGCGGCGGAGTTTACCGAAAACGGCGTCGTCGGCGATCCCGAAGACGGGGATCGGCAACGCGGTGAAGAACTGCTCGAACTGGCGGGAGACGCGTTAGCGCGACTGCTCGAGGCCGTCGCCGAGCGAGACGTCTCGCGACCCGACCGCCGGGAGTAG
- a CDS encoding DUF5790 family protein has translation MSQATFGDDEELFGEAANEMRADVESSLEDGWAALPDADDVWETDADNVLGVLNGLNSALDAGDAEEHLRDAKKWFTMGQRADAFEDADDLEAEIGNLEDAIADITEAGEQVGELTSTIPALRGTLEDAGPDTDADADADTADEAEDAADEAEEGEEEEAEADADADEDESDEDEE, from the coding sequence ATGAGCCAAGCGACATTCGGCGACGACGAGGAACTGTTCGGCGAGGCCGCCAACGAGATGCGCGCAGACGTCGAATCCTCGCTCGAGGACGGCTGGGCCGCGCTGCCCGATGCCGACGACGTCTGGGAGACCGACGCCGACAACGTCCTCGGCGTGCTCAACGGCCTCAACTCCGCGCTGGACGCCGGCGACGCCGAGGAGCACCTCCGGGACGCGAAGAAGTGGTTCACGATGGGCCAGCGCGCCGACGCCTTCGAGGACGCCGACGACCTCGAGGCGGAGATCGGCAATCTCGAGGACGCCATCGCGGATATCACCGAGGCCGGCGAACAGGTCGGCGAACTCACGTCGACGATTCCCGCGCTCCGAGGGACCCTCGAGGACGCCGGTCCGGACACCGACGCCGACGCCGACGCGGACACCGCGGACGAAGCCGAGGACGCCGCGGACGAAGCCGAGGAAGGCGAGGAAGAGGAGGCGGAAGCTGACGCCGACGCTGACGAAGACGAGTCCGACGAAGACGAAGAGTAA
- a CDS encoding dihydroneopterin aldolase family protein, which translates to MTDSDPTDAEAACFEAGIKFGTLYHQFAGTPVAPASAPSLATAMEEAIENQPHCTDVTVDVRTEALEAELADSAADYTELTGRFLEVEIVVDYEGCEVVTRMEMDEGYPLMRVESVRGRD; encoded by the coding sequence ATGACCGACAGCGACCCCACCGACGCCGAGGCCGCCTGCTTCGAGGCCGGCATCAAGTTCGGCACGCTCTACCACCAGTTCGCCGGGACGCCCGTCGCGCCGGCCAGCGCACCCAGCCTCGCGACCGCGATGGAGGAGGCCATCGAGAACCAGCCCCACTGTACCGACGTCACCGTCGACGTTCGCACCGAGGCGCTCGAGGCCGAACTCGCCGACTCGGCGGCCGATTACACCGAACTGACCGGACGCTTCCTCGAGGTCGAGATCGTCGTCGACTACGAGGGCTGCGAGGTGGTGACCCGAATGGAGATGGACGAGGGCTATCCGCTCATGCGAGTCGAATCGGTTCGCGGTCGCGACTGA
- the azf gene encoding NAD-dependent glucose-6-phosphate dehydrogenase Azf, which translates to MAQSVLLTGAAGRVGEAILGGLADDYEWRLLDRDPPTEDYPGEFVVADITEDETIREAMEGIDVVLHLAGDPRKTAPWDSVLTNNIDGTQTVFEAAVDAGVEKVAFASSNHAVGHYETDERTPEMYRADDDYLLDGTEQPRPGNLYGVSKVAGEALGRYYHDEYGISVVNVRIGNLTENHPPIDYERGQAMWLSYRDCAHLFDRCIQADYDYEIVYGISDNDRKYYSIERAKEVLGYEPQDNSAAHNDD; encoded by the coding sequence ATGGCACAGTCAGTCCTGCTTACGGGGGCTGCGGGGCGGGTCGGAGAGGCCATCCTCGGCGGCCTCGCGGACGACTACGAGTGGCGGTTGCTGGATCGGGATCCGCCGACGGAGGACTACCCCGGCGAGTTCGTCGTCGCGGATATCACCGAGGACGAGACCATCCGCGAGGCGATGGAGGGGATCGACGTCGTGCTCCACCTCGCGGGTGATCCCCGAAAAACGGCGCCGTGGGACAGCGTCCTGACGAACAACATCGACGGGACCCAGACGGTCTTCGAGGCCGCCGTCGACGCCGGCGTCGAGAAGGTCGCCTTCGCCTCCTCGAACCACGCCGTCGGCCACTACGAAACCGACGAGCGCACGCCCGAGATGTACCGGGCCGACGACGACTACCTGCTCGACGGGACCGAACAGCCCCGTCCGGGCAACCTCTACGGCGTCTCGAAAGTCGCCGGCGAGGCGCTCGGTCGGTACTACCACGACGAGTACGGGATTTCGGTGGTCAACGTCCGCATCGGGAACCTCACGGAGAACCACCCGCCGATCGACTACGAGCGCGGCCAGGCGATGTGGCTCTCTTACCGGGACTGTGCACACCTCTTCGATCGCTGCATTCAGGCCGACTACGACTACGAGATCGTCTACGGTATCTCCGACAACGACCGGAAATACTACTCCATCGAGCGCGCGAAGGAAGTCCTCGGCTACGAGCCACAGGACAACTCCGCCGCTCACAACGACGACTGA